Proteins encoded by one window of Arachis hypogaea cultivar Tifrunner chromosome 1, arahy.Tifrunner.gnm2.J5K5, whole genome shotgun sequence:
- the LOC112706144 gene encoding acyl-CoA--sterol O-acyltransferase 1-like produces the protein MIEGEVNNFIMVWMVATASFCYSHAVGKLVTNGGKARLVALFPAIVLLFLLPLRLTSAHLGPPSTFLLGWLSTFKLLLFAFHKGPLSSNPPLSLPYFLILASLPITFQHLKDPNSQTIPDPHNNKTRQIYRLGLMAILSACFFPLYGEKQDSFYPVFTLLLISLHMYVSMELVFGLASVAVSKLLHIKLDPHFDKPYLSTSLQDFWGRRWNIMVNRVLHPTVYDPVVRVSSHVVGRKWAPLPAVMATFAVSGLMHELVFYSFKREKPNTLERWEPSWDSLCFFLIHGACLTMEIGVKKKLGGRWRVPKAVSLPLTVAFVVSTGLWLFVPALARCGAFVKGKRESLAVVDYVRTLALT, from the coding sequence ATGATAGAAGGAGAAGTTAACAACTTTATCATGGTATGGATGGTAGCAACAGCCTCATTTTGCTACAGCCACGCTGTTGGGAAGCTAGTCACGAATGGCGGCAAAGCAAGGCTCGTGGCTCTGTTCCCAGCCAtagtcctcctcttcctcctcccccTCAGGCTCACCTCCGCCCACCTTGGACCCCCCTCCACTTTCCTCCTTGGCTGGCTTTCCACCTTCAAGCTCCTCCTCTTTGCCTTCCACAAAGGCCCTCTATCTTCCAAtccccccctctctctcccttACTTTCTAATATTAGCTTCCCTCCCCATCACATTCCAACACCTAAAAGATCCAAACTCTCAAACGATTCCGGATCCCCACAACAACAAAACCCGCCAGATATACCGATTAGGTCTCATGGCTATTCTATCTGCTTGTTTTTTTCCTCTCTACGGAGAAAAGCAAGATAGTTTCTACCCAGTCTTCACTTTGTTATTGATTAGTCTCCACATGTACGTTTCAATGGAGCTTGTTTTCGGACTCGCTTCCGTGGCGGTCAGCAAGCTTCTACACATAAAGTTGGATCCTCATTTCGACAAGCCTTATCTGAGTACCTCGCTGCAAGATTTCTGGGGGAGAAGGTGGAACATCATGGTCAACCGTGTGCTGCACCCAACCGTATATGATCCCGTGGTGAGGGTGTCGAGCCACGTGGTGGGGCGGAAGTGGGCCCCATTACCCGCTGTCATGGCAACCTTTGCGGTGTCGGGGCTGATGCACGAGCTTGTGTTCTATAGCTTCAAGCGTGAGAAGCCAAATACACTGGAGCGGTGGGAACCATCGTGGGACTCTCTGTGCTTCTTCCTCATACATGGGGCTTGTTTGACTATGGAGATTGGGGTCAAGAAGAAACTGGGAGGGAGGTGGCGGGTGCCAAAGGCGGTGTCGTTGCCGCTGACGGTGGCGTTCGTGGTTTCTACTGGGTTGTGGCTATTTGTGCCGGCGCTTGCAAGGTGTGGAGCGTTTGTGAAGGGCAAAAGAGAGTCACTTGCTGTCGTTGACTATGTGAGAACGCTTGCTCTTACATAA
- the LOC112706154 gene encoding rho GDP-dissociation inhibitor 1 translates to MSLAIGVASKSSMGFEDKSNGDATTPDTHHHSGKGATTDDESGDERGQSLSRYKSESSVALTEDEEDDDDREIELGPQCTLKEQLEKDKDDESLRRWKEQLLGSVDMNSVGETLEPEVKILSLAIKVDGRPDIVLPIPETGNPNGSWFTLKEGSHYRLMFTFQVSHNIVSGLKYTNTVWKTGIKVDSTKEMIGTFSPQAEPYTHEMPEETTPSGIFARGSYSAKTKFVDDDNKSYLDITYTFDIRKDWQ, encoded by the exons ATGTCTTTGGCCATTGGAGTGGCTTCAAAAAGCAGCATGGGTTTTGAGGACAAGAGCAACGGCGATGCAACTACCCCTGACACGCACCACCACTCCGGCAAAGGTGCCACCACTGACGATGAAAGCGGCGATGAACGAGGCCAGAGTCTCAGTAGGTACAAGAGTGAGAGCTCGGTTGCTCTCACTGAGGACGAAGAAGATGACGACGACAGGGAGATTGAGTTGGGCCCTCAGTGCACCTTGAAAGAGCAGCTCGAGAAGGACAag GATGACGAGAGCTTGAGGAGGTGGAAGGAACAGCTTCTTGGAAGCGTCGACATGAATTCTGTTGGAG AAACTTTGGAGCCCGAGGTGAAGATCCTGAGCCTTGCAATAAAGGTAGATGGTAGACCTGACATTGTTCTTCCAATACCAGAAACAGGAAATCCCAATGGTTCGTGGTTTACTTTGAAAGAAGGTAGCCATTACAGGCTCATGTTCACTTTCCAGGTTAGCCATAACATAGTTTCAGGTCTCAAATACACCAACACTGTGTGGAAAACTGGTATCAAGG TGGACAGTACCAAAGAGATGATTGGAACATTTAGCCCACAAGCAGAGCCTTACACGCATGAGATGCCAGAAGAGACAACACCATCTGGGATATTTGCTAGAGGGTCATACTCTGCCAAAACTAAG TTTGTTGATGATGACAACAAGTCATACTTGGATATCACCTACACTTTTGATATTCGAAAGGACTGGCAATAG
- the LOC112706161 gene encoding uncharacterized protein yields MAGIVNLSPPTPILTFRNSSRHRNHLLTQTKPDSIFDHPALRYNGRFFCLFSDNRRQEQARKALEGALSGKKNELEKWDKEIKRREELGGGGDAGGGGWFGWGRYFGWSNDDNFWQEAKYASLTILGITLMYLLIAKGDLLVAVILNPLLYALRGVRNGLGFVTSKVLKNSSPSRQHDFGGFFKKEEYQQASAKENVVRKWASD; encoded by the exons ATGGCAGGGATTGTAAACCTAAGCCCGCCAACTCCAATCCTAACTTTCCGCAACTCCTCCCGCCACCGCAACCACTTGTTAACGCAAACAAAGCCTGACTCCATCTTCGACCACCCGGCCCTCCGATATAATGGCAGATTCTTCTGCCTTTTCTCCGACAATCGAAGACAG GAGCAAGCTAGAAAAGCATTAGAAGGTGCTCTGAGTGGGAAGAAGAATGAACTTGAGAAGTGGGACAAAGAAATCAAGAGAAGAGAGGAGCTGGGGGGCGGAGGTGATGCTGGTGGAGGAGGTTGGTTTGGCTGGGGTAGATATTTCGGCTGGTCTAATGATGATAATTTTTGGCAAGAAGCAAAATATGCTTCTCTCACGATCCTTGGTATCACTCTCATG TATCTCCTAATTGCTAAAGGTGATTTGCTTGTTGCTGTCATTTTGAATCCCTTGCTGTATGCACTGCGGGGAGTGAGAAATGGGCTTGGTTTTGTAACATCGAAAGTCTTGAAAAATAGTTCTCCCAGTAGGCAGCATGATTTTGGTGGATTTTTCAAGAAGGAAGAGTATCAGCAGGCTTCTGCTAAAGAGAATGTTGTTAGAAAATGGGCTAGTGACTAG
- the LOC140183803 gene encoding uncharacterized protein, with protein sequence MKYDGTKDPQEHLTAFEARMNLEGASDAVRCRAFPVTLAGPAIKWFNALPNGSITSFHDITRKFMAQFTTRITKAKHPISLLGVTQKQEESTRKYLDRFNDECLTVDGLTDSVASLCLTNGLMNEDFRKHLTTKPVWTMHEIQNVAKDYINDEEVSQVVAANKRQHVGNQHGNPTPRHNGPPKENQRDHIRPTHRPPRIGKFSNYTPLTAPITEVYHQIADRGIIPRARPLKERTGGNKALYCDYHRGYGHKTHDCYDLKDALEQAIRDGKLPEFVKIIREPRRADRDKSPEREGRNPRTQKPPRENTEEDPTIIVNVITVKDVPNKSKVTMKKDLKVMAVKNHDPVATTDNTITFLPEDCQHGTSAEDAPFVISARIGTGLVRRILVDTGADSNILFRGAFDKLGLRNDNLQTHRHGVTGLGDNFLKPDGSVTLPITIGTSNQRKTILSEFVVLKDSTAYNVILGRKTINDFSAVIFTKYLLMKFKTDDGTIGTIHGDREVAAECDNNSLALRKKSRDAAGIFLADLDARLDGQPRPEPEGDMEKLQIGPTKEEYTFINRNLPYDLKEELSQLLKQNRDLFAFTPADMPGISPDLMSHHLAVDPLAKPVAQRRRKMSPDRAAETESGEQLTDDLKVIMNTLRKHQMRLNPRKCAFGMEAGKFLGFMITQRGVEANPEKCRAVLEMTSPKNLKDIQKLTGRLTALSRFLGASAQKAIPFFKLMKKGTPFKWETECEEAFQHFKKVLTEPPILAKPQTGETLYLYLSITEETIAAALVRENEKKEQKPIYFISKVLQDTETRYSRLEKLAFALLSASRRLRQYFQAHPITVRTDQTVKQVLQKPDLAGRMLAWSIELSQFQIRFEPRNAIKAQALTDFIAEMTPTKQTPEPRKLHVDGSSNSTHGGAGIILENQNGITIEQSIRYDFPVSNNQAEYEALLAGLNLAREVGAKILEVNTDSQVVCSQINGSYQTRDPLLQQYLKKVSETKEGFENVSIHHVPRERNARADLLSKLASTKSGHGNRSLIQEVVKSPSVSTEIHAHLTSSNRESWTYPILQYLRDGVLPPDPKEERRIKREAANYTMIAGQLYKRGFSQPLLKCVEPRDTEYILREIHEGCCGHHIGGKTLAQKIARAGYFWPTIIRDSIQLTKSCDKCQRHANLHQAAPHQLSIISAERPFGSWGIDLVGPFPTAPGQLRYLIVAIDYYTKWIEAEPLASITATQCRKFVWRQIITRFGIPEVIISDNGTQFTDKKFRELLEGLHISHRFSSVEHPQTNGQVESANKIIVKGLKKRLDEAKGLWAEELGSVLWSYRTTPQTSTGETPFRLTYGVEAVIPVEIGNPSPRKTVGGNDEEAERDLVDEERRIAHVKELALKQRISLSHYCFLKHGTKTRPSLED encoded by the exons ATGAAATACGACGGGACTAAAGACCCGCAAGAGCACCTAACGGCTTTCGAAGCCAGAATGAACTTAGAGGGAGCATCCGACGCAGTCCGATGCAGAGCCTTCCCAGTAACCCTTGCCGGACCagcgatcaaatggttcaacgccctcccgaaTGGGTCCATAACTAGCTTCCACGACATCACAAGAAAattcatggcccagttcacaaCCCGAATCACCAAGGCTAAACACCCCATCAGCCTATTAGGGGTCACACAAAAGCAAGAAGAATCCACAAgaaaatacctcgaccgcttcaacgacgaatgcttgaCGGTCGACGGGCTCACGGACTCCGTCGCTAGCCTCTGCCTGACTAACGGACTCATGAATGAAGACTTTCGCAAACATCTCACCACCAAACCGgtatggaccatgcacgagatccagaaCGTCGCCAAAGATTACATCaacgacgaggaagtcagccaggtcgtcgctgccaataaacggcaacACGTCGGCAACCAACACGGCAACCCGACTCCTCGTCATAATGGACCACCCAAAGAAAACCAACGAGACCACATCAGACCGACCCACCGACCACCAAGAATAGGAAAGTTCTCCAATTACACCCCCCTAACAGCACCAATTACGGAGgtataccaccaaatagcagatcgaGGCATCATCCCCAGGGCACGACCACTCAAGGAAAGGACAGGAGGAAACAAAGCCCTCTACTGCGACTACCACCGCGGATACGGCCACAAAACTCATGATTGTTACGATCTTAAAGACGCCCTTGAACAGGCCATACGGGACGGCAAACTCCCAGAGTTCGtcaaaatcatcagagaaccaagGCGCGCCGACAGAGACAAATCGCCAGAGAGAGAAGGACGCAACCCAAGAACTCAAAAACCGCCCAGGGAAAACACAGAAGAAGACCCGACCATCATAGTGAACGTTATCACGGTCAAGGACGTGCCGAATAAATCAAAAGTAacaatgaagaaagaccttaagGTAATGGCCGTCAAAAACCACGACCCAGTCGCCACTACCGACAACACGATAACCTTCTTACCCGAGGACTGCCAACACGGCACCTCGGCCGAAGACGCTCCTTTCGTCATATCAGCCCGAATCGGAACAGGACTAGTGAGACGAATACTCGTCGACACGGGTGCCGACTCCAACATCCTCTTCCgaggagccttcgacaaactcggactccGCAACGACAACCTCCAAACGCACCGCCACGGCGTCACGGGTCTCGGAGATAACTTCCTCAAACCAGACGGCTCGGTTACTCTCCCCATCACCATAGGAACAAGCAATCAGAGAAAGACGATCCTTTCCGAATTCGTCGTCCTAAAAGATTCCACAGCCTATAACGTCATTctcggaagaaaaacaatcaacgacTTCTCGGCAGTCATCTTCACCAAATACCTCCTCATGAAATTCAAAACCGACGACGGCACCATCGGAACCATTCACGGAGACCGGGAAGTCGCCGCCGAATGCGACAACAACAGCTTAGCCCTAAGGAAAAAATCCCGGGACGCAGCGGGAATATTCCTTGCCGACCTAGACGCACGACTAGACGGCCAACCCAGACCGGAACCAGAAGGAGACATGGAAAAACTACAGATAGGGCCAACCAAAGAAGAGTATACTTTCATCAACAGAAACCTCCCATACGACCTCAAAGAAGAACTCTCCCAACTTTTGAAACAAAACAGAGACCTATTCGCGTTCACACCAGCCGATATGCCGGGAATAAGTCCCGACCTGATGTCTCACCATCTGGCAGTAGACCCCCTAGCCAAACCAGTGGCACAAAGAAGACGGAAAATGTCACCAGACCGAGCCGCCGAG ACGGAATCCGGTGAGCAACTAACCGACGATCTAAAAGTCATAATGAACACCCTGCGAAAACACCAAATGCGACTCAACCCAAGAAAGTGCGCTTTCGGAATGGAAGCAGGAAAATTCCTCGGATTCATGATCACACAACGCGGAGTTGAGGCAAACCCGGAAAAATGTCGTGCCGTCCTCGAGATGACAAGCCCCAAAAACCTCAAAGATATCCAAAAGCTCACCGGCCGACTAACCGCACTATCCCGGTTCCTCGGAGCTTCGGCACAGAAGGCAATCCCCTTTTTCAAACTCATGAAAAAAGGAACCCCCTTCAAATGGGAGACAGAATGCGAAGAAGCTTTCCAACACTTCAAAAAGGTCCTAACGGAACCTCCAATCCTCGCAAAACCCCAAACAGGGGAAACACTATACCtatacctctccataacggaagaAACAATCGCAGCAGCACTCGTCCGAGAAAACGAGAAAAAAGAACAGAAGCCCATATACTTCATAAGCAAGGTGCTACAAGACACCGAAACACGCTATTCACGACTAGAGAAGTTGGCTTTCGCGCTCCTCTCGGCATCCCGACGACTACGACAATACTTCCAGGCCCACCCCATAACGGTGCGAACCGACCAAACGGTCAAACAGGTATTACAGAAACCCGACCTAGCAGGaagaatgctagcatggtccatcgAGTTATCCCAATTCCAGATCAGGTTCGAACCCCGAAACGCGATCAAAGCACAAGCCTTGACCGACTTCATCGCCGAAATGACTCCGACAAAGCAGACACCCGAGCCACGGAAACTGCATGTCGACGGCTCATCGAACTCCACTCACGGAGGCGCTGGAATTATACTTGAAAACCAAAATGGGATCACAATAGAACAATCAATAAGATACGACTTCCCAGTATCaaataaccaagcagaatacgaagcccttCTGGCAGGCCTAAACCTAGCTCGGGAAGTCGGCGCCAAGATACTCGAAGTTAACACCGATTCCCAGGTGGTATGCTCCCAAATCAACGGGAGCTACCAAACCCGGGACCCCCTGCTCCAACAATACCTCAAAAAAGTAAGCGAAACAAAAGAAGGATTCGAAAATGTCTCCATACACCACGTCCCCAGGGAGCGAAACGCCAGGGCGGATCTACTTTCCAAATTAGCCAGCACGAAGTCAGGACACGGCAACAGATCGCTGATCCAGGAGGTCGTTAAGTCGCCTTCCGTATCAACGGAAATCCACGCACACCTAACATCCTCAAATCGGGAATCCTGGACATACCCGATCTTACAATATCTCCGCGACGGAGTCCTCCCACCAGATCCGAAAGAGGAAAGGCGAATAAAGAGAGAAGCCGCCAACTATACCATGATAGCAGGACAACTATACAAACGCGGATTCTCGCAGCCCCTACTTAAATGTGTCGAACCCAGGGACACGGAATACATACTCCGCGAAATCCACGAAGGATGCTGCGGTCACCACATAGGAGGAAAAACGCTAGCCCAAAAAATCGCCAGGGCCGGCTACTTCTGGCCAACGATCATCCGAGATTCCATACAACTGACAAAAAGCTGCGACAAATGCCAAAGGCATGCCAATCTCCACCAAGCCGCCCCACACCAACTCAGCATTATATCGGCTGAACGGCCATTCGGCAGTTGGGGAATCGACCTCGTCGGGCCCTTCCCCACGGCACCCGGCCAACTCAGATATctcatcgtcgccatagactACTACACCAAGTGGATTGAAGCCGAACCCCTGGCCTCTATCACGGCTACCCAATGCCGGAAATTCGTCTGGCGACAAATCATTACCCGGTTCGGAATCCCCGAAGTCATCATCTCCGACAACGGAACTCAGTTCACAGACAAAAAATTCAGAGAACTCCTAGAGGGATTGCATATATCCCATCGCTTCAGctcggtagaacatccccaaaCAAACGGGCAAGTGGAATCCGCCAACAAAATCATCGTCAAAGGACTTAAAAAACGACTTGACGAAGCCAAGGGGCTATGGGCAGAAGAGTTAGGATCAGTACTATGGTCGTACCGAACAACACCCCAAACGAGCACGGGAGAAACGCCCTTCCGACTAACATACGGCGTGGAAGCAGTCATCCCAGTGGAAATCGGAAACCCCAGCCCCAGGAAAACGGTCGGAGGCAACGACGAAGAAGCAGAACGAGACCTCGTGGACGAAGAAAGAAGAATAGCTCACGTCAAAGAGCTAGCACTCAAACAAAGAATCAGCCTAAG TCACTACTGTTTCTTAAAACACGGAACGAAGACACGGCCATCGCTGGAGGACTGA
- the LOC112706170 gene encoding uncharacterized protein, which translates to MVSDQEIAKGVESLLRHSEPNSITTLNGVVQQLEAKLGLDLSHKAGFIRDQIDLLLRPQHQQQQQQQQHQQQHHHLQQPFVSPPSKDHFAPHHQPQPHFPTTHFPPHFALHPHTEINFQQPPHSHPPPPQPPPQTKPQHYPHNADVLTLPQPQPPKESVSTGGKRRGGAGGLNKVCGVSPELQAIVGEPALPRTEIVRQLWAYIRKNNLQDPGNKRKIICDDALRVVFETDCTDMFKMNKLLAKHIIPLGPTKEPQAKRIKVDTEPTVESAEQPEPASSTVIISEALAKFLGAGEREMQQSEALRLVWEYIKVNRLEDPLNGMVILCDEKLQELLGCESISALGISEMLGRHHLFKQSDTC; encoded by the exons atggTGTCGGACCAGGAAATAGCGAAAGGGGTAGAGTCTCTGCTGCGTCACTCGGAACCAAACTCAATCACAACGCTGAACGGCGTCGTTCAGCAGCTGGAAGCAAAGCTAGGGTTGGACCTATCGCACAAGGCTGGTTTCATCAGAGACCAGATCGACCTTCTCCTCCGCCCACAGCATCAgcaacagcagcaacaacaacagcatcaGCAGCAGCACCACCATCTACAGCAACCGTTTGTTTCTCCGCCTTCCAAAGACCATTTTGCCCCTCACCATCAACCCCAACCACATTTCCCAACCACCCACTTTCCTCCCCATTTTGCCCTCCATCCTCACACCGAGATCAACTTCCAGCAACCGCCCCACTCCCACCCACCTCCGCCGCAACCCCCACCGCAGACTAAACCCCAACACTACCCTCACAATGCCGATGTTCTTACCCTTCCTCAGCCTCAACCACCCAAAGAAAG TGTTTCAACCGGAGGCAAAAGAAGAGGTGGTGCTGGTGGACTTAACAAAGTTTGTGGTGTTTCTCCTGAACTTCAGGCAATTGTTGGTGAGCCGGCATTGCCAAGAACCGAG ATTGTGAGGCAGCTATGGGCCTACATAAGGAAAAACAATCTCCAAGATCCTGGTAACAAAAGGAAGATCATTTGTGATGATGCACTGCGTGTGGTATTTGAGACCGACTGCACTGACATGTTCAAGATGAATAAATTGCTGGCCAAACACATCATCCCACTTGGACCTACAA AGGAGCCTCAAGCCAAAAGGATCAAGGTAGATACTGAACCTACAGTTGAAAGTGCTGAACAGCCTGAACCTGCCTCTTCTACCGTAATAATATCTGAAGCTCTTGCCAAATTTTTGGGCGCTGGGGAAAGGGAGATGCAACAATCTGAGGCCTTAAGACTTGTTTGGGAGTACATAAAGGTTAATCGTCTGGAG GATCCTTTGAACGGAATGGTGATATTATGCGACGAAAAGCTTCAGGAGCTGCTTGGATGTGAAAGCATATCTGCTTTAGGGATATCAGAGATGTTGGGACGCCATCATCTATTTAAACAGTCTGACACCTGTTAG